One Cellulomonas soli DNA window includes the following coding sequences:
- a CDS encoding carbohydrate ABC transporter permease: MSLKTAPPRGATSPPQPPEGPRRPRNPHRRAWQGWAYASPTAALVLVFFVVPIVLVFVMAGSDWTLLGGNQGGNLPENFTAVLDHRMFWPAVTFTLKYTAIATVLLIGLGLGLAFLVQESTRWRAFLRTAFLLPTALGLASASLLFYALYSPQVGPITPLLERLGLTDGPVSVLGTADGALWSTVLLIVWRYAGFYMLLLLVGLQGIPGDVYEAARLDGAGTRQVFLHITLPLLKPSLALSTIMCVTGSLLAFDQFYILTKGGPDGSTMTLVQLVYNLAFESKRDIGMAAALSVIVLFALVIINVVQLRMMRRNPDE; the protein is encoded by the coding sequence ATGTCCTTGAAGACCGCCCCTCCCCGGGGCGCGACCTCGCCGCCGCAGCCACCCGAAGGTCCGCGCCGGCCCCGCAACCCCCACCGACGCGCCTGGCAGGGATGGGCGTACGCGAGCCCGACCGCCGCGCTCGTCCTGGTCTTCTTCGTCGTCCCGATCGTCCTCGTGTTCGTGATGGCAGGTTCCGACTGGACGCTGCTGGGCGGCAACCAGGGCGGGAACCTGCCCGAGAACTTCACCGCGGTGCTCGACCACCGCATGTTCTGGCCGGCCGTCACGTTCACGCTGAAGTACACGGCCATCGCGACGGTGCTGCTCATCGGCCTCGGTCTGGGCCTGGCGTTCCTGGTGCAGGAGAGCACCCGCTGGCGCGCGTTCCTGCGCACCGCGTTCCTGCTCCCGACCGCGCTGGGCCTGGCGTCCGCGTCGCTGCTCTTCTACGCGCTGTACTCCCCGCAGGTCGGGCCGATCACCCCGCTGCTGGAACGGCTCGGGCTGACCGACGGCCCGGTGAGCGTGCTCGGCACCGCCGACGGTGCCCTGTGGTCGACCGTGCTGCTGATCGTCTGGCGCTACGCCGGCTTCTACATGCTGCTGCTGCTCGTGGGCCTGCAGGGCATCCCCGGTGACGTGTACGAGGCCGCCCGCCTGGACGGCGCCGGCACCCGGCAGGTGTTCCTGCACATCACGTTGCCGCTGCTCAAGCCGTCGCTGGCCCTCAGCACGATCATGTGCGTCACCGGGTCCCTGCTGGCCTTCGACCAGTTCTACATCCTCACCAAGGGCGGCCCGGACGGCTCGACGATGACCCTCGTCCAGCTCGTCTACAACCTGGCCTTCGAGTCCAAGCGCGACATCGGGATGGCCGCCGCGCTGTCCGTGATCGTGCTGTTCGCCCTGGTCATCATCAACGTCGTCCAGCTGCGCATGATGCGCCGCAACCCGGACGAGTGA
- a CDS encoding carbohydrate ABC transporter permease — protein MKNFSRVVGRTPYYVVTGGLAILFLYPLLWTAISSVSPQPGSAQVDGYGFGNYVTLAHYQAGVLTYLGNSLVISVTAVVVTVLTALLGGYAFAKFAFPGKDALFLLTLAILMVPYATLLIPLLIWLKQIGLNNTLVGTGLVLAVFQLPFAIFMMRISFESVPRELEEAALVDGCGTLSALRRVLVPAVKPGLITVGLFAFLAAWNDFMVPLYLLGGDNQPLPLALVNMRQQVMGVIDYGATQAGVVVLTVPCVLLFLVLQRHYVNGFMSGALKG, from the coding sequence GTGAAGAACTTCTCCCGGGTCGTCGGGCGGACGCCGTACTACGTCGTCACCGGTGGCCTCGCCATCCTCTTCCTCTACCCGCTGCTCTGGACGGCCATCAGCTCGGTCTCGCCGCAGCCCGGCTCCGCGCAGGTCGACGGGTACGGCTTCGGCAACTACGTCACGCTCGCGCACTACCAGGCCGGCGTGCTGACCTACCTGGGCAACTCGTTGGTCATCTCGGTGACCGCGGTCGTCGTCACGGTGCTCACGGCCCTGCTCGGCGGGTACGCGTTCGCCAAGTTCGCCTTCCCCGGCAAGGACGCGCTGTTCCTGCTCACGCTCGCGATCCTCATGGTCCCGTACGCGACCCTGCTGATCCCGCTGCTCATCTGGCTCAAGCAGATCGGGCTGAACAACACGCTCGTCGGCACCGGGCTCGTGCTCGCCGTGTTCCAGCTGCCGTTCGCCATCTTCATGATGCGGATCTCGTTCGAGTCGGTGCCGCGCGAGCTCGAGGAGGCGGCGCTCGTCGACGGCTGCGGCACGCTCAGCGCGCTGCGCCGCGTGCTCGTGCCGGCCGTGAAGCCCGGCCTGATCACCGTGGGCCTGTTCGCGTTCCTCGCCGCGTGGAACGACTTCATGGTCCCGCTGTACCTGCTCGGCGGCGACAACCAGCCGCTGCCGCTGGCCCTGGTGAACATGCGCCAGCAGGTCATGGGGGTCATCGACTACGGGGCCACCCAGGCCGGGGTCGTCGTGCTCACCGTGCCGTGCGTCCTGCTGTTCCTGGTGCTCCAGCGCCACTACGTCAACGGCTTCATGTCCGGGGCCCTGAAGGGATGA
- a CDS encoding beta-L-arabinofuranosidase domain-containing protein, protein MTSTMDRQIVAPVQPARGALRPLGLDEVQITGGFWAGRQQVNGTVSIQHCDHWETRVGWIDNFRRAAAGTLPEGRTGREFSDSDVYKMVEAMAWEVGRTGDPVLEARIGELTALIGTVQEPDGYLNTRFGRPGQGARYSDLAWGHELYCYGHLLQAAVARLRTGHDDELVAIARRAADHVCEAFGPDGIAGVCGHAEIEVALVELARATGERRYLDQAALFVERRGHGTLPDIEFGREYYQDDVPVREATVLRGHSVRALYLAAGAIDLAVDTHDDALLAAVEQQVRTTLARRTYLTGGMGSHHQDEAFGDDYELPPDRAYCETCAGVGSVMVAWRLLLASGDTAWGDVVERALFNVVAVSPAQDGRSFFYTNPLHKRVPGEPAAPDEVSQRALARLRAPWFEVSCCPTNVARTVAQLAAYLATVSDDGVQLHQYAPARIVTRLGDGSDVGLEVRTRYPDEGTVTVRVTRTPAHAWELALRVPAWARGATVDGEAVDGPVARVRRVFAVGDEVTLRLPVRPRLTVPDDRVDAVRGCVAVEKGPVVLCVESTDLPDGLQVDEIRLDLTLPVVDDPQGAVAKGLRVQQTDDAWPYRDASGPLAATGEPFAMRLVPYHSWANRGPSTMRVWIPAG, encoded by the coding sequence ATGACCAGCACCATGGACCGACAGATCGTCGCCCCCGTCCAGCCTGCCCGGGGAGCGCTGCGCCCCCTGGGCCTCGACGAGGTGCAGATCACCGGTGGCTTCTGGGCCGGACGCCAGCAGGTCAACGGCACCGTCTCCATCCAGCACTGCGACCACTGGGAGACCCGCGTCGGCTGGATCGACAACTTCCGTCGCGCGGCCGCCGGCACGCTGCCCGAGGGGCGCACCGGGCGCGAGTTCTCCGACTCGGACGTCTACAAGATGGTCGAGGCGATGGCCTGGGAGGTCGGGCGCACCGGCGACCCCGTCCTCGAGGCGCGCATCGGCGAGCTGACCGCGCTGATCGGCACCGTGCAGGAGCCCGACGGGTACCTGAACACCCGGTTCGGCAGGCCCGGGCAGGGCGCGCGGTACTCCGACCTGGCCTGGGGGCACGAGCTGTACTGCTACGGCCACCTGCTGCAGGCCGCCGTCGCACGGCTGCGCACCGGGCACGACGACGAGCTCGTGGCGATCGCCCGACGCGCCGCCGACCACGTGTGCGAGGCGTTCGGCCCGGACGGCATCGCCGGGGTGTGCGGCCATGCCGAGATCGAGGTCGCCCTGGTCGAGCTCGCACGGGCGACGGGGGAGCGGCGCTACCTCGACCAGGCCGCGCTGTTCGTCGAGCGTCGCGGGCACGGCACCCTGCCCGACATCGAGTTCGGGCGCGAGTACTACCAGGACGACGTGCCGGTGCGAGAGGCCACCGTGCTGCGCGGGCACTCGGTGCGCGCGCTGTACCTGGCCGCGGGGGCGATCGACCTGGCCGTGGACACCCACGACGACGCCCTGCTGGCCGCGGTCGAGCAGCAGGTGCGCACGACCCTCGCCCGCCGCACCTACCTGACCGGCGGCATGGGCTCGCACCACCAGGACGAGGCGTTCGGCGACGACTACGAGCTGCCGCCCGATCGTGCCTACTGCGAGACGTGCGCGGGCGTCGGCTCCGTGATGGTCGCCTGGCGGCTCCTGCTGGCCTCGGGCGACACCGCGTGGGGTGACGTCGTCGAGCGTGCGCTGTTCAACGTGGTCGCGGTCTCGCCCGCGCAGGACGGCCGCTCGTTCTTCTACACGAACCCGCTGCACAAGCGGGTCCCCGGTGAGCCGGCCGCGCCTGACGAGGTCAGCCAGCGGGCGCTCGCGCGGCTGCGGGCACCGTGGTTCGAGGTCTCCTGCTGCCCGACGAACGTGGCGCGGACCGTCGCCCAGCTGGCCGCGTACCTGGCGACGGTGTCCGACGACGGCGTCCAGCTGCACCAGTACGCCCCCGCGCGCATCGTCACGCGGCTCGGCGACGGCAGCGACGTCGGGCTCGAGGTGCGCACCCGCTACCCGGACGAGGGCACCGTGACGGTGCGGGTCACCCGGACTCCGGCGCACGCCTGGGAGCTCGCGCTGCGGGTGCCTGCCTGGGCGCGCGGCGCGACGGTCGACGGCGAGGCGGTCGACGGTCCGGTCGCGCGGGTCCGTCGGGTGTTCGCGGTCGGCGACGAGGTCACGCTCCGGCTGCCGGTGCGACCCCGGCTGACCGTGCCCGACGACCGGGTCGACGCCGTGCGCGGCTGCGTTGCGGTCGAGAAGGGTCCCGTCGTGCTGTGCGTCGAGTCGACCGACCTGCCCGACGGTCTGCAGGTCGACGAGATCCGGCTCGACCTGACCCTTCCGGTGGTCGACGACCCGCAGGGTGCCGTCGCGAAGGGCCTGCGCGTCCAGCAGACCGACGACGCCTGGCCGTACCGGGACGCGTCGGGACCGCTGGCGGCCACGGGGGAGCCCTTCGCGATGCGCCTCGTGCCCTACCACTCGTGGGCCAACCGGGGTCCGAGCACGATGCGGGTGTGGATCCCGGCGGGCTGA
- a CDS encoding class I SAM-dependent methyltransferase produces the protein MSAAARAAHRLVDDAPLLLDDPMSEQLLGEAGTEAIGYHRLLPHEPVLAAARVSACVRQHLVEAVLAEEAPDVLVLLGAGLDTSGVRHASTGATVVELDLPTTQRWKRDALARAGVEVPPSLRWIPADLRTDDPVALLRTAGVGPEHRTLVSWLGVSMYLTARDVSRTLARLAALGPGTALVMDSLLDPGSRDDAGRRYAETVSAMAGSTGEPWLWTTSTEDLGTLLRGAGWRRATLLTEREAAGAGAWARTDTLVPGTLSTLTVATVA, from the coding sequence ATGTCCGCTGCGGCACGCGCCGCGCACCGGCTGGTCGACGACGCACCCCTGCTGCTCGACGACCCGATGAGCGAGCAGCTGCTGGGCGAGGCGGGCACCGAGGCCATCGGCTACCACCGGCTCCTGCCGCACGAACCCGTGCTCGCCGCCGCTCGCGTGTCCGCCTGCGTGCGGCAGCACCTCGTCGAGGCCGTGCTGGCCGAGGAGGCTCCGGACGTCCTCGTCCTGCTCGGCGCGGGTCTGGACACCTCCGGCGTCCGGCATGCCTCCACGGGCGCCACGGTCGTCGAGCTCGACCTGCCGACCACGCAACGGTGGAAGCGTGACGCGCTGGCACGGGCCGGGGTCGAGGTCCCGCCGTCGCTGCGCTGGATCCCCGCCGACCTGCGCACCGACGACCCGGTGGCGCTGCTGCGGACCGCCGGGGTCGGGCCGGAGCACCGCACGCTCGTGAGCTGGCTCGGGGTGTCGATGTACCTGACGGCCCGGGACGTCTCCCGCACCCTCGCCAGGCTCGCCGCGCTCGGCCCCGGCACCGCGCTCGTCATGGACTCGCTGCTCGACCCCGGCTCCCGCGACGACGCGGGGCGCCGCTACGCCGAGACTGTCTCCGCCATGGCAGGCAGCACGGGAGAGCCGTGGTTGTGGACGACCTCGACCGAGGACCTCGGCACCCTGCTGCGCGGGGCCGGCTGGCGGCGCGCCACGCTGCTCACCGAGCGCGAGGCCGCCGGGGCCGGCGCCTGGGCGCGCACCGACACGCTCGTGCCCGGCACCCTCAGCACGCTCACGGTCGCCACCGTGGCGTGA
- a CDS encoding MMPL family transporter: MSVLSPPRRTGPTSSGAAPGPGAGRVPAARRLARWSATHRWTAVLLWLLLVVVAVGAGGAVGMRTLTGAESGSGESGRADLLLEDAGFPADATEHVLVQAPVGETLTQAQADTVAAELRAAFGRLDEVGEVGDLVLSSDGRSAMLPVTIDVGDATGTAASALADERVPALLAATAQVAADHPDLTVAQAGTASVNAGMNDRVAGDFRRAELLSLPITFGILLLTFGALFAAGVPVLLALSAVGTAIGLASLVSQVMPATDTLSSVVLLVGMAVGVDYSLFYVRRMREEMTHGATRSQAIDIAAATSGRAVVTSGVAVVVSMCGLLLSGQAVFRSMAIGTVLVVAVAVLGSLTVLPAVLSLLGDRIDRPRIPFLHRRATGDSRFWAATMRVVLARPAVSLALAAGVLIALAAPALGIRLGESSVDSMPAAVPAVAAYQGLTAAFPQTGSTHTLVIAAPSADEPLDQAAVTAAVDRMVEEATATGQFADLTGTTVTFAPDGATATVDLPIPDASGDTKAEASLTLLRDQLVPDLRADIRAVDPGADVLVSGNTSWTVDFGATLRAHLPWVVAFVLLATFVVLVLAFRSVVVAGTAVVLTLLSVGAAYGLLVLVFQHGFATGLLGVQHSGFVVDWLPLFLFVILFGLSMDYHVFVVSRIREASHEGLPTRAAVARGVTRSAGVVTSAAAVMVGVFAIFGSLSLVEFEQLGVGLAAAVILDATLVRAVLLPSAMAVLGPRNWWLPGWLDRVLPAAHGEQVPAAV, translated from the coding sequence ATGTCCGTCCTCTCGCCGCCCCGGCGCACCGGTCCGACCTCGTCCGGCGCCGCGCCCGGACCCGGTGCGGGACGCGTGCCCGCCGCCCGACGGCTCGCCCGCTGGAGCGCCACGCACCGGTGGACCGCCGTCCTGCTCTGGCTGCTGCTCGTCGTCGTGGCGGTCGGAGCGGGCGGGGCCGTCGGCATGCGCACGCTCACCGGCGCCGAGTCCGGCTCGGGGGAGTCGGGCCGCGCCGACCTGCTGCTGGAGGACGCCGGCTTCCCGGCCGACGCCACCGAGCACGTCCTCGTCCAGGCACCGGTCGGCGAGACCCTCACGCAGGCGCAGGCCGACACGGTCGCCGCCGAGCTGCGGGCCGCGTTCGGTCGGCTCGACGAGGTCGGCGAGGTCGGTGACCTGGTGCTCTCGAGCGACGGCCGCTCCGCGATGCTGCCCGTGACGATCGACGTCGGCGACGCGACCGGCACCGCGGCGTCCGCCCTCGCCGACGAGCGCGTGCCCGCGCTGCTCGCCGCGACCGCGCAGGTCGCCGCCGACCACCCGGACCTCACCGTCGCGCAGGCCGGGACCGCGTCGGTGAACGCCGGCATGAACGACCGCGTCGCCGGCGACTTCCGGCGCGCCGAGCTGCTGAGCCTGCCCATCACGTTCGGCATCCTGCTGCTCACCTTCGGTGCCCTGTTCGCCGCGGGCGTGCCCGTGCTGCTCGCGCTCTCCGCGGTCGGCACGGCCATCGGCCTGGCCTCGCTCGTCTCCCAGGTCATGCCGGCCACCGACACGCTCAGCAGCGTCGTCCTGCTCGTCGGCATGGCCGTCGGGGTCGACTACTCGCTGTTCTACGTGCGCCGCATGCGCGAGGAGATGACGCACGGCGCCACCCGGTCGCAGGCGATCGACATCGCGGCGGCCACCAGCGGGCGCGCTGTCGTCACCTCGGGAGTCGCGGTGGTCGTCTCGATGTGCGGGCTGCTGCTGTCCGGGCAGGCCGTCTTCCGGTCGATGGCGATCGGCACGGTGCTCGTCGTCGCGGTCGCCGTGCTCGGCTCGCTCACGGTGCTGCCGGCCGTGCTCAGCCTGCTCGGCGACAGGATCGACCGCCCCCGGATCCCCTTCCTGCACCGCCGGGCCACGGGCGACAGCCGGTTCTGGGCGGCGACCATGCGCGTCGTGCTGGCCCGTCCCGCGGTGTCGCTGGCCCTCGCCGCCGGGGTGCTGATCGCGCTCGCGGCCCCCGCGCTGGGCATCCGGCTCGGGGAGTCGAGCGTCGACTCGATGCCCGCGGCCGTCCCCGCGGTCGCCGCCTACCAGGGTCTGACGGCCGCGTTCCCGCAGACCGGCTCCACGCACACGCTCGTCATCGCCGCACCCTCTGCCGACGAGCCGCTCGACCAGGCCGCGGTCACCGCCGCCGTCGACCGCATGGTCGAGGAGGCGACCGCGACCGGGCAGTTCGCCGACCTGACCGGCACGACGGTCACGTTCGCCCCCGACGGCGCGACCGCCACGGTCGACCTGCCGATCCCCGACGCCTCCGGCGACACGAAGGCCGAGGCGTCGCTGACGCTCCTGCGCGACCAGCTCGTGCCCGACCTGCGCGCCGACATCCGGGCGGTCGACCCCGGCGCCGACGTGCTCGTCAGCGGCAACACGTCCTGGACCGTCGACTTCGGGGCGACGCTGCGTGCGCACCTGCCGTGGGTCGTCGCGTTCGTGCTGCTCGCGACGTTCGTCGTGCTCGTCCTCGCGTTCCGGTCGGTGGTCGTGGCCGGCACCGCGGTGGTCCTCACCCTGCTGTCCGTCGGCGCCGCGTACGGGCTGCTCGTGCTGGTGTTCCAGCACGGGTTCGCGACCGGGCTGCTCGGTGTGCAGCACAGCGGGTTCGTCGTCGACTGGCTGCCGCTGTTCCTGTTCGTAATCCTCTTCGGCCTGTCGATGGACTACCACGTCTTCGTCGTCAGCCGGATCCGCGAGGCGTCGCACGAAGGCCTGCCGACGCGGGCCGCCGTCGCCCGCGGCGTCACGCGGTCCGCCGGGGTCGTCACCAGCGCGGCCGCCGTGATGGTCGGCGTGTTCGCGATCTTCGGCTCGCTCTCGCTCGTCGAGTTCGAACAGCTCGGGGTCGGCCTCGCCGCCGCCGTGATCCTGGACGCGACCCTGGTCCGCGCCGTCCTGCTCCCCTCCGCCATGGCCGTGCTCGGCCCGCGCAACTGGTGGCTGCCCGGCTGGCTCGACCGCGTACTGCCCGCCGCCCACGGCGAGCAGGTGCCCGCCGCGGTCTGA
- a CDS encoding isochorismatase family protein, with amino-acid sequence MTRALIVVDVQNDFCEGGALAVAGGAAVAGAITGYLREHADRYATVVATRDWHRGLPDTNDGHFASGADPDYVSTWPEHCVAGTPGAELHPDLRLPDGTLAVVKGEGRQDYSGFSGRVVDAAQPDLAASLRAAGVTEVDVVGLATDHCVAATAWDARAAGFGVRVLTDLTAAVAAPTAVAALTRLAQAGVELATR; translated from the coding sequence ATGACCCGTGCACTCATCGTCGTCGACGTCCAGAACGACTTCTGCGAGGGCGGTGCGCTGGCCGTCGCCGGGGGTGCCGCGGTGGCCGGTGCGATCACGGGGTACCTGCGTGAGCACGCGGACCGGTACGCCACGGTGGTCGCGACGCGCGACTGGCACCGTGGGCTGCCGGACACCAACGACGGGCACTTCGCGTCCGGTGCCGACCCGGACTACGTCTCGACGTGGCCCGAGCACTGCGTGGCGGGGACGCCGGGCGCCGAGCTGCATCCCGACCTGCGCCTGCCGGACGGGACCCTCGCCGTGGTCAAGGGGGAGGGTCGGCAGGACTACTCCGGGTTCTCCGGTCGGGTGGTCGACGCGGCGCAGCCCGACCTGGCCGCGTCCTTGCGGGCAGCCGGCGTGACGGAGGTGGACGTGGTCGGCCTGGCCACGGACCACTGCGTGGCGGCGACCGCGTGGGACGCCCGTGCGGCGGGGTTCGGGGTGCGGGTGCTCACGGACCTGACGGCGGCGGTCGCGGCGCCGACGGCGGTGGCGGCGCTGACCCGGCTCGCGCAGGCCGGTGTCGAGCTGGCGACGCGCTGA
- a CDS encoding DsbA family protein encodes MSYATSKKHERARKERRAIAREQEKIDRRRRAARKRRNRVLLAVGLPLAGIATATGVVLVMQSRARAAELAAEVGPHNMLSDGIVLSGDGTTMTALRTSALDAGAEPEDTVVDRASGVLDIVMYTDYRSDDAATFWTASSSNLESWVTAGQATLEVHPLALDGDDYALRAAGALACVADSAPDSAFVVHSALLTAQPDLTESGLDTSGIEALVSGVGVDSTEVTACLEDGDYTDWVAEATARAAQSVPFEGIGPVTTSPVILVAGQQYTGDLSDADAFTSFVSDVYDQVVAEAATDTSTSGATPEPSTTTEATEAPTEG; translated from the coding sequence ATGAGCTACGCCACCTCGAAGAAGCACGAGCGTGCCCGCAAGGAGCGGCGGGCGATCGCCCGCGAGCAGGAGAAGATCGACCGGCGGCGACGGGCGGCCCGCAAGCGCCGCAACCGGGTCCTGCTGGCCGTCGGCCTGCCGCTCGCCGGGATCGCGACGGCCACGGGCGTCGTCCTGGTGATGCAGTCGCGCGCACGCGCCGCCGAGCTGGCCGCCGAGGTCGGCCCGCACAACATGCTCAGCGACGGCATCGTGCTCTCCGGGGACGGCACCACGATGACCGCGCTGCGCACCTCGGCGCTCGACGCCGGCGCCGAACCCGAGGACACGGTCGTCGACCGGGCGAGCGGCGTCCTGGACATCGTCATGTACACCGACTACCGGTCGGACGACGCGGCGACGTTCTGGACGGCCAGCTCGAGCAACCTCGAGTCCTGGGTGACCGCGGGCCAGGCGACGCTCGAGGTGCACCCGCTCGCGCTCGACGGCGACGACTACGCCCTGCGTGCGGCGGGTGCGCTGGCCTGCGTCGCCGACTCCGCACCCGACAGCGCGTTCGTCGTGCACTCCGCGCTGCTGACCGCGCAGCCGGACCTGACCGAGAGCGGTCTGGACACCTCCGGCATCGAGGCGCTGGTCTCCGGGGTCGGTGTCGACTCGACCGAGGTGACCGCCTGCCTGGAGGACGGCGACTACACGGACTGGGTCGCCGAGGCGACCGCGCGCGCCGCGCAGTCCGTGCCGTTCGAGGGGATCGGCCCGGTGACCACGTCACCGGTGATCCTGGTCGCCGGCCAGCAGTACACCGGGGACCTGTCCGACGCGGACGCGTTCACGAGCTTCGTCAGCGACGTCTACGACCAGGTCGTGGCCGAGGCTGCGACGGACACCTCGACGTCCGGTGCGACCCCGGAGCCGAGCACGACCACCGAGGCCACGGAGGCGCCCACGGAAGGCTGA